A region of Toxorhynchites rutilus septentrionalis strain SRP chromosome 1, ASM2978413v1, whole genome shotgun sequence DNA encodes the following proteins:
- the LOC129762700 gene encoding uncharacterized protein LOC129762700, which translates to MGSVSHHKISTRLIIFLMLAAGTGFGPGTPAAVTAITITTTDPMLEATQTTIPAEDDQVAAVSEKTDLTEAETKDPKKLEIIKQIRKYNTDGSYTVGYEADDGTFKIESRDVLGNIKGTYGYIDEHGEIQRVSYNANNSTVMKETMPAPVTEDVVHIPARFNRSYIGAPTTRRPASYHSSTATPQRTSVIQTIPRKRPHTTSTTEKPTSKTTDTSTSFEPTTASSHSTSVQTPKPLLIIRPTPLPLTQKTLEQLVRPEKLESEHISKIYPKASPLRQKEPEKKPVRGNFLRRQLHQDSEEQYEAQQQIIYGQTAGEEIANLFSPPELRSVHTTTPTPRIPAAVLAARQRAAHIQSLLSSERPTTTTDRVYAKPQRKQESAAYEPATEPSSETSYVTEMPVSVVQIPANSNREVTEAAEDERRVYRQRPIEFRPRDGYRYGPAQDRPERFRIPLGVPPPVRAYPVPDQQQYIRESTQNPVNRGPQIAPENYPADEEINNVAYRQQRRPQGSPPSAYIQTQQESPTNIPNAHSYPQQSYPVPYAYNPYRNPYQTPINPYNDFPERPLTTRDFERILQLLIFRQQQIQQQQSFRFGGFSNPFYGGPSIAPPFIPGGFGGAGGVGYQAQIPRPPFYNAVPTGAGYFDPRYQNPFYSPSTGSRQFAGQQSAADLQQPETNQPYDFARAGGPRRRQYLPREEPSDYQGSLSSVQPEQLPADVREDLLYRMLMLAIQSENTQSLPFGGGGGAGGGFAGGLLSAGSMPRPQTTEATPHRDGYSKKPVRSVQILGEE; encoded by the coding sequence ATATCAACCCGGTTGATCATCTTCCTGATGCTAGCGGCAGGAACCGGCTTCGGTCCGGGGACACCAGCCGCGGTTACAGCAATAACCATAACAACGACCGACCCCATGCTAGAGGCAACCCAAACGACCATCCCGGCGGAGGACGACCAGGTGGCGGCGGTAAGCGAAAAGACCGACCTAACAGAGGCGGAAACGAAAGACCCCAAGAAGCTGGAGATCATCAAGCAAATACGAAAGTACAACACGGACGGCTCGTACACGGTGGGCTACGAGGCGGACGACGGAACGTTCAAAATCGAAAGCCGCGATGTGTTGGGCAACATCAAGGGTACCTACGGATACATTGACGAACACGGTGAAATTCAGCGGGTGTCATATAATGCTAACAATAGCACTGTGATGAAGGAAACGATGCCTGCACCCGTTACGGAAGACGTAGTCCACATTCCAGCGAGATTCAACAGGAGCTACATTGGAGCACCGACGACGAGAAGACCAGCCTCGTACCACTCGAGCACTGCTACTCCGCAAAGGACGAGCGTAATTCAGACAATCCCTCGGAAGCGACCACACACGACTTCCACAACCGAGAAGCCAACGTCCAAGACGACCGATACATCGACTTCCTTTGAGCCAACAACAGCCTCTAGTCACAGCACTTCGGTTCAAACTCCAAAACCACTGCTGATCATCCGACCAACGCCGCTACCGTTAACACAAAAAACTCTGGAACAACTTGTGCGCCCGGAAAAGCTCGAAAGTGAGCACATCTCGAAGATCTACCCGAAAGCCTCCCCACTGCGCCAGAAAGAACCCGAAAAAAAACCAGTCCGGGGAAACTTCTTGCGCAGGCAGTTGCATCAAGACTCTGAAGAGCAGTACGAAGCTCAGCAGCAAATTATTTACGGACAAACCGCTGGAGAAGAGATAGCCAACCTTTTCTCTCCTCCCGAGCTGAGGTCTGTTCACACGACAACCCCAACCCCTCGGATCCCAGCAGCAGTCCTAGCAGCTCGCCAGCGAGCCGCTCACATCCAGAGCCTACTGTCCAGCGAACGTCCGACGACTACCACTGACCGAGTATACGCGAAACCCCAGAGGAAACAAGAGTCTGCAGCTTACGAACCTGCTACGGAACCATCCTCGGAGACTAGttacgtcacagagatgccggTTTCGGTGGTACAAATCCCGGCGAACAGCAACAGAGAAGTGACAGAGGCGGCTGAGGATGAACGAAGGGTCTATCGACAGAGGCCGATTGAATTCCGGCCTCGGGATGGATACAGGTATGGTCCGGCTCAGGATAGACCCGAGCGATTCCGAATACCATTAGGTGTTCCGCCGCCAGTTCGAGCCTACCCTGTTCCCGACCAGCAACAATACATCCGTGAGTCCACACAAAATCCAGTAAACCGAGGTCCTCAAATTGCACCGGAGAACTATCCAGCTGACGAAGAGATCAACAATGTAGCCTACCGGCAACAGCGAAGGCCACAGGGTTCCCCACCATCTGCCTACATTCAAACGCAGCAAGAATCTCCCACGAACATTCCAAATGCTCACAGTTACCCACAACAGTCATATCCAGTTCCTTATGCTTACAACCCGTACCGGAACCCCTATCAGACCCCAATAAATCCCTATAATGACTTCCCCGAACGTCCCCTGACTACTCGAGACTTCGAACGAATTCTACAACTTCTAATCTTCcgtcaacagcaaatccaacaGCAGCAATCATTCCGCTTCGGAGGTTTCTCCAACCCGTTCTACGGAGGTCCCTCCATAGCTCCGCCATTCATCCCCGGTGGTTTTGGTGGTGCTGGTGGTGTTGGCTATCAAGCACAAATCCCACGACCACCGTTCTACAACGCGGTACCAACGGGCGCCGGTTACTTCGATCCACGCTACCAGAACCCCTTCTACAGCCCATCCACCGGAAGTCGCCAATTCGCTGGCCAGCAGTCCGCGGCCGATTTACAACAGCCGGAGACTAACCAACCGTACGATTTCGCCCGTGCCGGAGGTCCCCGGCGGCGACAGTACCTTCCCCGGGAGGAACCCTCGGACTACCAGGGCAGCCTAAGTTCCGTCCAACCCGAACAGCTCCCGGCCGATGTGCGGGAGGATCTCCTGTACCGGATGTTGATGCTTGCGATTCAATCTGAGAACACGCAATCGCTGCCatttggtggtggtggtggtgcagGGGGTGGTTTCGCTGGTGGACTCCTATCGGCCGGATCGATGCCCAGGCCCCAGACTACCGAGGCTACGCCCCACCGAGACGGGTACAGCAAGAAACCGGTGCGGAGTGTACAAATCCTAGGCGAGGAGTAA